From Lycium ferocissimum isolate CSIRO_LF1 chromosome 12, AGI_CSIRO_Lferr_CH_V1, whole genome shotgun sequence, one genomic window encodes:
- the LOC132040397 gene encoding probable linoleate 9S-lipoxygenase 5 yields MASTGKCLNKMVNGTVLLMKKTPLDLGSSELAAAHQGYGIIGQKVILQLISSVHGDQGKKLKGKLGNPSHLEDENKSGSDSKYCVTFEWDHERLGVPGAFIIKNLNPSEFFLKSLTLEVADPNQGSLHFVCNSWVYPAEKYESDRFFFVNQVWLPSETPAALRWHREDELLHLRGNGTGKLEEWDRVYDYDCYNDLGDPDNDPLLARPVLGGSAEFPYPRRGRTGRPPSKTDPKSESRLPQIASFAIYVPRDERFSPLKMTDVLSNAQKAIAQLFASQLAALGNLTLNEFNNFEDIMKVYEASAPGFLKYPTPHVIREEKSAWMSDEEFGREMLAGLNPVCISGLKEFPPTSKLDPKIYGDQTSKITRDQMQNQLGGLTIEKAIEANRLFILNYHDIVMPYARKLNMSPSKIYASRTVLFLQEDGTLKPLAIELSLPHPDGDQFGAISKVFTPAETGVEYALWQIAKAFVAINDSGVHQLLSHWLHTHASVEPFVIATHRQLSVLHPIYKLLHPHFHDTMHINALARQAVLNAGGIVEKTVFPGPLSMELTSIAYRDWVFPDQALPAELVRRGVAVKDPASKHGVRLLIEDYPYAVDGLEIWSAIKSWVHEYTSLYYKSDDVVLKDTELQAWWKELREVGHGDKKDEPWWPKMQTCQELIDSLTIIIWMASALHAAVNFGQYPYGGFAPNRPGMSRRLIPDPGTLEFEELKMNPIKGYLRTITPQFQTLIGISALEVLSTHTSDEIYLGQRDAADWTKDKEALKAFEKFGKNLTQIEENISMMNNDMELKNRTGPVKMPYTLLYPTSEPGLTAKGIPNSISI; encoded by the exons ATGGCATCTACTGGTAAATGTTTAAACAAAATGGTTAATGGCACTGTTCTGCTTATGAAAAAGACACCGTTGGACCTTGGTTCATCTGAATTAGCTGCTGCACATCAAGGTTATGGAATTATTGGGCAGAAGGTCATCCTGCAGTTAATTAGTTCTGTCCATGGAGATCAAG ggaaaaaattgaaaGGGAAACTTGGGAACCCTTCACATTTAGAAGATGAGAACAAATCAGGCAGTGACTCAAAGTACTGTGTGACATTTGAGTGGGATCATGAACGGCTTGGAGTTCCAGGAGCATTCATCATCAAGAACTTGAACCCAAGTgaattttttctcaaatcacTAACTCTTGAAGTTGCTGATCCAAATCAGGGAAGTTTGCACTTTGTTTGCAATTCTTGGGTTTATCCTGCTGAGAAGTACGAGTCCGACCGCTTTTTCTTTGTGAATCAG GTTTGGCTTCCGAGTGAAACTCCAGCAGCATTGCGGTGGCACAGGGAAGACGAGTTGCTTCATTTGAGAGGAAATGGAACTGGAAAGCTTGAGGAATGGGACAGGGTTTATGACTATGATTGTTACAATGATCTTGGTGATCCCGACAATGATCCTCTTCTTGCCCGACCAGTCCTTGGTGGCTCGGCTGAGTTTCCTTATCCACGAAGAGGAAGAACCGGAAGGCCACCATCAAAGACTG ATCCAAAGAGTGAAAGCCGGCTGCCCCAGATTGCAAGCTTTGCAATTTATGTCCCAAGGGATGAAAGATTTTCTCCCTTAAAGATGACAGATGTCCTTAGTAACGCGCAGAAAGCCATTGCACAGCTCTTTGCTTCTCAGCTTGCTGCTTTAGGGAACCTTACTCTTAATGAATTTAACAACTTCGAGGATATAATGAAAGTTTATGAAGCAAGTGCTCCTGGATTTCTCAAGTATCCAACGCCACATGTCATTAGAG AGGAGAAGTCTGCTTGGATGTCTGAtgaagaatttggaagagaaatGCTTGCTGGATTGAACCCCGTGTGCATAAGTGGCCTAAAA GAGTTCCCTCCAACAAGCAAGCTGGATCCAAAAATTTATGGAGATCAAACAAGCAAAATTACCAGAGACCAAATGCAGAATCAGCTAGGTGGACTGACCATTGAGAAG GCCATAGAGGCGAACCGACTTTTCATTCTGAATTATCATGACATTGTGATGCCTTACGCGAGGAAACTTAACATGTCACCTTCAAAGATTTATGCCTCAAGGACCGTGCTCTTTCTGCAAGAGGACGGTACTTTGAAGCCACTGGCCATTGAACTAAGCTTGCCTCATCCTGATGGAGATCAATTTGGTGCCATCAGCAAAGTGTTCACTCCGGCTGAGACAGGTGTCGAGTATGCCTTATGGCAAATTGCAAAAGCATTTGTTGCAATCAATGACTCGGGAGTACACCAGCTCCTCAGCCACTG GTTACATACTCATGCATCAGTTGAGCCTTTTGTGATAGCGACTCATAGGCAGCTTAGTGTGCTCCATCCTATCTATAAGCTTTTGCATCCCCACTTCCATGATACAATGCATATCAATGCCTTGGCTCGACAGGCTGTACTTAATGCTGGAGGTATTGTTGAGAAAACTGTTTTCCCTGGACCACTGTCAATGGAGTTGACTTCAATTGCTTATAGGGATTGGGTTTTCCCTGATCAAGCTCTACCTGCTGAACTTGTAAGAAG AGGAGTGGCAGTTAAGGATCCTGCATCCAAACATGGTGTGCGCCTTCTAATTGAGGATTATCCTTATGCTGTGGATGGGCTTGAAATCTGGTCAGCAATCAAAAGTTGGGTACACGAGTATACAAGTCTGTATTACAAATCAGATGACGTGGTTCTGAAAGACACTGAACTCCAAGCCTGGTGGAAGGAACTTCGTGAAGTAGGACATGGTGACAAGAAAGATGAGCCTTGGTGGCCTAAGATGCAAACATGTCAAGAACTGATTGACTCGTTGACTATCATTATCTGGATGGCATCTGCTCTTCATGCAGCTGTTAACTTCGGTCAGTACCCTTATGGAGGCTTTGCCCCAAATCGTCCTGGTATGAGCCGAAGACTAATTCCTGACCCTGGAACACTTGAGTTTGAAGAGCTAAAGATGAACCCCATAAAAGGATATCTGAGGACAATTACACCCCAGTTCCAGACTCTGATTGGAATATCTGCTCTTGAGGTTTTGTCAACACATACTTCAGATGAAATTTATCTTGGCCAGAGAGACGCCGCTGATTGGACCAAAGACAAAGAAGCACTGAAAGCTTTTGAAAAGTTTGGAAAGAATCTGACTCAAATTGAGGAAAACATTTCAATGATGAACAATGATATGGAGTTGAAGAACAGGACTGGGCCTGTGAAGATGCCATACACATTGCTTTATCCTACTAGTGAACCAGGACTTACTGCCAAGGGAATTCCCAATAGTATTTCTATCTGA